A genomic segment from Aspergillus puulaauensis MK2 DNA, chromosome 1, nearly complete sequence encodes:
- a CDS encoding GNAT family N-acetyltransferase (InterPro:IPR000182,IPR016181;~PFAM:PF00583;~go_function: GO:0008080 - N-acetyltransferase activity [Evidence IEA]), whose translation MPQLPSNPAPSRDSSLTYREITEDNWRAVANLSLKPGQAGNLAPNVWSLCEAAYSEDAWVRAIYADETLVGMLMLAIWDPDEAYYIWRFMIDGRYQGLGYDQRGVEFAIAHIRQRNPRAKTLGVMSTPPEGKTSENPLKIVKPEDSLLNSIGKWVLGRLSRRMKTGKL comes from the exons ATGCCACAACTTCCCAG CAACCCCGCTCCCAGCAGGGACTCAAGTCTCACGTATCGCGAAATCACCGAGGACAACTGGCGAGCGGTAGCAAACCTGAGCCTCAAACCCGGCCAGGCAGGCAATCTCGCCCCCAACGTGTGGTCTCTCTGCGAAGCAGCTTACTCCGAAGATGCATGGGTACGAGCCATCTATGCCGACGAAACGCTTGTCGGCATGCTGATGTTGGCGATATGGGATCCAGACGAGGCCTACTATATCTGGCGATTCATGATTGACGGTCGGTACCAGGGTCTTGGGTACGACCAGCGGGGCGTGGAATTCGCGATTGCGCACATCCGACAGCGCAATCCCCGGGCAAAGACATTGGGGGTGATGTCGACGCCACCAGAAGGGAAAACGAGCGAGAACCCGCTCAAGATTGTGAAGCCGGAGGATTCCCTTTTGAATTCTATCGGAAAATGGGTTTTAGGCAGACTGAGCCGCCGGATGAAGACGGGGAAATTATGA
- a CDS encoding OPT family oligopeptide transporter (COG:P;~EggNog:ENOG410PHAB;~InterPro:IPR004813;~PFAM:PF03169;~TransMembrane:14 (i60-82o88-108i120-143o176-194i281-299o305-327i339-356o376-398i478-497o503-524i596-614o626-643i655-673o693-716i);~go_process: GO:0055085 - transmembrane transport [Evidence IEA]) encodes MNYQSITPGSWPGDGDDSPRMAPNTSLLNNSNGPRDSQDSDTFGPRDTSQLPHEMPPPSFTLRSLLVGLVIGALITFSNTYFGLQTGWISTMAMPSALIGFSVFKVFSKYLSYPFTPIENVLIQTVAGAVGTMPLGCGFVGVIPALEFLIRDGEDGPSGDGGTGEGGPLRMNFWKLVLWSLGVCLFGVVFAVPLRKEVIVREKLKFPSGTASALMLRVLHGGGKSEKDTQRSVAGSTGDQQDEEHAQPLLSRGDEERETIPQQVAEDSEDVKRDWRSKMRLLIGAFALSGVYTLFSYFVPQVRDIPILGLTLANNWLWTLNPSPAYVGQGIIMGPSTCMHMLFGAVLGWGILSPLAKARGWAPGPVDSWEDGSKAWIVWVSLAIMLADSIVSLGWLVVKPAVGAAPKIINRFSNTRVGHWVVSKSPATPSRYSYQYSALSPISEESSSPSNLAQPGLDSKTSDDDDAPPSQLISMRTVLILLPLTLILNVVCMHLVFGDIISPLLSSLATLLAVLLSVMGVRALGETDLNPVSGISKLTQLLFSIATPSSHFSRRTALVTNLLAGAVSESGALQAGDMMQDLKTGHLLGASPKAQFYGQIIGSLVGAVLSTAVYKMYVNVYEVPGPMFQTPTAYVWIFTARLVTGQGLPPMAWEASTIAGAAFVAITILRIIAASPVANGGRPYGTSAPWRSWIPGGIAVAVGIFNVPSFTLARAIGGAIAWWWSRGHTASNGELKPETEPSQADGLTQPTGSNDRPLTSGRQSTSEAAKDRTDAADAAASSVVVLASGLILGEGIMSIVNLLLASGDVPHL; translated from the exons ATGAACTACCAATCCATTACGCCAGGCTCCTGGCCGGGTGATGGCGACGACAGCCCCAGAATGGCACCAAATACGTCCTTGCTTAACAATAGCAATGGTCCAAGAGACAGCCAGGACAGCGATACATTTGGACCGCGCGATACGTCGCAGCTACCCCACGAGATGCCTCCCCCTAGCTTCACCTTGAGGTCCCTGCTGGTTGGTCTCGTTATCGGCGCCCTGATCACCTTCTCGAATACCTACTTTGGGCTGCAGACGGGTTGGATCAGTACAATGGCCATGCCTTCAGCGTTGATAGGCTTCTCGGTGTTCAAAGTCTTCTCGAAATACCTCTCCTATCCGTTCACGCCCATCGAGAATGTCCTCATTCAGACCGTGGCCGGAGCTGTTGGGACGATGCCTCTTGGCTGCGGGTTTGTCGGGGTCATTCCCGCTTTGGAGTTTCTTATAAGGGACGGGGAAGATGGACCgtctggtgatggtggtACCGGGGAGGGTGGCCCGTTGAGAATGAATTTCTGGAAATTGGTTTTATGGAGTCTGGGAGTTTGTTTGTTCGGTGTTGTTTTTGCCGTGCCCCTGAGGAAGGAAGTGATCGTCCGCGAAAAGCTGAAGTTCCCCAGCGGAACTGCGTCAGCATTGATGCTAAGGGTCCTGCATGGGGGCgggaagagcgagaaggaTACACAAAGAAGCGTTGCTGGTTCGACGGGAGACCAACAGGATGAGGAGCACGCCCAACCTCTGCTGTCACGGGGCGacgaagaaagagaaaccaTACCGCAGCAGGTTGCGGAAGACTCCGAGGATGTGAAGAGAGACTGGAGGTCAAAAATGCGCCTTCTCATCGGTGCATTTGCGCTGTCTGGCGTTTAT ACGCTCTTCTCCTACTTCGTACCCCAAGTCCGCGATATCCCCATTTTGGGCCTTACACTTGCTAATAATTGGCTGTGGACACTGAATCCGTCTCCGGCATACGTTGGACAAGGAATCATTATGGGACCCTCAACCTGTATGCACATGCTTTTCGGGGCTGTGTTGGGCTGGGGTATTTTGTCGCCGCTTGCGAAAGCTCGCGGATGGGCACCGGGCCCGGTGGACAgttgggaagatggaagCAAAGCATGGATCGTCTGGGTATCTTTGGCCATCATGCTAGCGGACTCCATTGTTAGCCTGGGCTGGCTGGTAGTAAAACCTGCCGTGGGTGCTGCACCAAAGATCATAAATAGGTTTTCCAACACCCGGGTTGGACATTGGGTCGTGTCGAAAAGCCCAGCGACTCCCAGTCGCTATTCATATCAGTACTCAGCCCTAAGTCCTATTTCGGAAGAATCGTCATCCCCGAGCAATTTAGCCCAACCTGGGCTCGATTCAAAAACctccgacgatgacgacgcacctccatctcaactAATTTCTATGCGAACGGTTCTCATCTTGCTTCCATTGACTCTGATACTGAATGTCGTCTGTATGCACCTCGTCTTTGGCGATATCATATCACCCCTTCTCTCGAGCCTCGCCACACTTCTCGCCGTTCTCCTTTCAGTCATGGGCGTTCGTGCCCTAGGCGAGACAGATCTCAACCCAGTTTCCGGTATCAGCAAATTAACCCAACTACTTTTCTCTATCGCAACACCATCGTCCCATTTCTCCCGACGCACTGCGCTCGTAACTAACCTCCTCGCGGGCGCTGTGTCCGAATCCGGCGCGCTCCAAGCCGGCGACATGATGCAAGACCTAAAGACAGGCCACCTCCTCGGCGCAAGCCCCAAGGCCCAATTCTACGGCCAAATTATCGGTAGTCTTGTCGGCGCTGTCCTTTCTACTGCCGTCTACAAGATGTATGTCAACGTCTACGAGGTCCCAGGCCCGATGTTCCAAACACCCACGGCATACGTCTGGATCTTCACTGCGCGCCTCGTCACAGGTCAAGGTCTTCCGCCAATGGCATGGGAGGCCTCCACAATTGCTGGCGCAGCCTTCGTAGCTATAACCATCCTCCGGATCATCGCTGCCTCGCCAGTCGCCAACGGCGGCCGACCGTATGGCACTTCAGCTCCCTGGCGATCTTGGATTCCCGGTGGTATTGCAGTCGCCGTTGGCATATTCAATGTGCCTTCATTCACACTTGCTCGAGCAATTGGCGGTGCCATtgcctggtggtggtctcgGGGACATACGGCATCAAATGGTGAACTCAAACCAGAGACCGAACCCTCACAGGCGGACGGGTTAACGCAACCAACGGGAAGCAATGACAGGCCTCTTACTTCAGGTCGCCAATCTACATCCGAAGCGGCTAAAGACAGAACTGATGCTGCAGATGCCGCTGCATCCAGCGTCGTCGTTTTGGCTTCTGGGTTGATTCTCGGGGAGGGGATCATGAGTATCGTGAACCTTCTCCTGGCCAGTGGGGATGTTCCTCATCTCTGA
- a CDS encoding flavin-containing monooxygenase (COG:Q;~EggNog:ENOG410PGZ5;~InterPro:IPR020946,IPR036188;~PFAM:PF13450;~SMCOG1092:hypothetical protein;~antiSMASH:Cluster_1.8;~go_function: GO:0004499 - N,N-dimethylaniline monooxygenase activity [Evidence IEA];~go_function: GO:0050660 - flavin adenine dinucleotide binding [Evidence IEA];~go_function: GO:0050661 - NADP binding [Evidence IEA];~go_process: GO:0055114 - oxidation-reduction process [Evidence IEA]) gives MSSTGPRTSNGSSYTVLEEPLGTPQHLRVVMIGGGASGLNVARHMKLQMENYELQIYEKNEDVGGTWFENRYPGCACDIPSHNYQYTWEPNPDWSHFYSGHSEILRYFQGVASKYGLYDSIRLNHKVISAVWDEALKIWKVEVQNVRTSEVVQDWCHVLLNGCGVLNKWKWPDIPGLHSFAGDLIHSAAWPEGHDLTDKTVAVLGCGSSGVQIVPTIQSKVKSLTTFIRTPTWITAGFAQRHAGPGGANFAFSDEQKARFREHPDEYLHYRKEIEGELNQRFRFIIADSQEQAEAREYSTKEMTTKLSDDERLVNALLPDFAVGCRRPTPGNGYLEALTRENVRVVTERISHVVPEGIVLTTGEVIKIDTFICATGFDLSFTPSFEIVGRQGKTMAEQWKSKPTAYLSLAVPNFPNYFSELNRLSPSSSPGTDSSSSPSSVFLGPNSPVGHGSILPIIEHTTKYVINFLKKIQTQDICSVTPSQAATADYDTHVSTFMQRTAWATPCRSWFKNGTVDGPITALHPGSRIHWFHMLGDIRFEDWEFEYRSANRFRYLGNGFSIREAAGKDTTRYFQDPEEGYRAY, from the exons ATGTCCTCCACCGGacccagaaccagcaatGGCAGCTCCTACACCGTCCTGGAGGAACCACTCGGCACGCCGCAGCATCTTAGGGTTGTGATGATCGGCGGTGGAGCGAGTGGGCTGAATGTCGCGCGGCATATGAAGCTGCAGATGGAGAACTACGAGCTCCAGATCTACGAGAAGAACGAGGATGTCGGAGGGACGTGGTTTGAAAATAG ATATCCTGGCTGTGCTTGTGATATCCCCTCGCATAACTACCAGTATACCTGGGAACCTAACCCAGATTGGTCGCATTT TTACTCCGGCCATAGCGAGATTCTCCGCTACTTCCAAGGGGTTGCGTCCAAATACGGCCTGTATGACTCTATCCGCCTGAACCACAAGGTGATAAGTGCTGTATGGGACGAAGCTTTGAAAATATGGAAGGTCGAAGTGCAGAATGTGAGGACGAGCGAGGTCGTGCAGGACTGGTGCCATGTCCTTCTTAATGGATGCGGTGTTTTGAA CAAGTGGAAATGGCCTGACATCCCGGGCCTTCATTCATTTGCAGGGGATCTTATTCACAGTGCTGCCTGGCCCGAGGGCCACGATCTGACAGACAAGACAGTCGCCGTGCTGGGATGCGGGTCGTCTGGCGTGCAGATTGTGCCAACCATCCAGTCAA AGGTCAAATCCTTGACGACTTTCATCCGTACCCCAACTTGGATCACGGCTGGATTCGCGCAGCGACATGCTGGCCCAGGAGGCGCCAACTTTGCCT TCAGCGACGAGCAGAAAGCCCGGTTCAGAGAGCATCCGGATGAATATCTCCACTACAGGAAGGAAATTGAGGGAGAACTCAACCAGCGGTTCCGATTT ATAATTGCTGATAGCCAGGAACAAGCAGAAGCCCGGGAATACTCTACCAAGGAGATGACGACCAAGCTTTCCGACGACGAACGTCTGGTAAATGCGTTGCTGCCTGATTTCGCGGTCGGCTGTCGACGTCCAACTCCTGGGAATGGATACCTGGAGGCTCTGACCAGGGAGAATGTCCGCGTCGTTACGGAGCGCATCTCTCACGTTGTGCCGGAGGGAATTGTCTTGACAACGGGCGAGGTCATTAAGATAGATACGTTCATCTGCGCCACGGGGTTCGATCTCTCATTCACGCCGAGTTTCGAGATAGTAGGTCGTCAGGGCAAGACAATGGCCGAGCAATGGAAGAGTAAACCAACGGCATATTTGTCTTTGGCTGTTCCAAACTTCCCGAACTATTTCAGTGAGCTCAACCGCCTATCCCCAAGTTCCTCGCCAGGTACTgactcttcttcttctccttcttcagtGTTCCTCGGTCCAAACTCCCCAGTCGGCCACGGCAGCATACTACCAATAATCGAACATACCACCAAGTACGTGATCAACTTCCTAAAGAAGATACAAACGCAGGACATCTGCTCCGTTACGCCATCCCAGGCAGCAACAGCGGACTACGATACCCACGTCTCGACATTCATGCAACGGACCGCATGGGCGACGCCCTGCCGCAGCTGGTTCAAAAACGGCACTGTCGATGGGCCCATCACGGCCCTGCACCCTGGCAGCCGTATCCACTGGTTCCATATGCTGGGTGACATCCGCTTTGAGGACTGGGAGTTTGAATATCGCTCGGCAAACCGGTTTCGATACCTGGGGAACGGGTTTTCGATTAGGGAGGCCGCGGGGAAGGATACGACGAGGTATTTTCAGGACCCGGAAGAGGGATATAGGGCTTACTGA
- a CDS encoding SH3 domain protein (COG:T;~EggNog:ENOG410PQBY;~InterPro:IPR001452,IPR035521,IPR036028;~PFAM:PF00018,PF14604;~TransMembrane:1 (o190-212i);~antiSMASH:Cluster_1.8;~go_function: GO:0005515 - protein binding [Evidence IEA]), producing the protein MVHAHGHHGHKPHLEQRDPELEQRDPDGITVYVTADPTFDGEIGGYSTSGQDDEPKATKTNVGVGAPVQATQTKTEEDKPTETKTQSSDDDDDDKDNDKTTTEERPSRTTTEDSKPTETEDKTTTTTATDDADADTTSNTHTTLATVTSSTTDSDGVPTSSFIADQSSETGSGANTVDSGSDGLTGGAKAGIAIGVVLGVGAIAALIFFFIWKKKKQQQQGEGLEANDASNEKYAAYNNPPQPQAPPPSNQPMAETNAPQLNVRPITQFAPDLTPIQGGFTPTSSIGTAAALAPAGASQRNLTGNSPPQTPQNHSPESSVSTRDPFGDPVNPFGRDAEVGGSPVSAMTRPSTAGNQPEVPVSPEALPPASGTSEPTGPAGSAAAAAAVGGVAVGAAAATAAHNADKDAPSRPGSADSEASSIPAPTAPNSNVVDPALGPMGAAPPPGPGSPAAPANVHRVQLDFIPSMEDELELRGGQLVRLLHEYDDGWALCVRLDRSQQGVVPRSCLSARPVKPRTRPPPPGAGPGPGPRGPPGPPGPQGSPMMGPPGRMPQSPRFYPGDGDRPASPSSRPMSPARPMSPAHGGYGPPPHAQPKRPMSPSQFPAVPRSQSPGGARQPPPRSMSPGPYGPPGLQRPDMPAANQRQRSNSTGAPQRVSPGPGSSPLAGPTAPPPSSALPAIPTNSAPPAPPNDA; encoded by the coding sequence ATGGTTCACGCACACGGTCACCATGGGCACAAACCCCACCTTGAGCAGCGCGATCCCGAACTTGAACAGCGCGACCCCGATGGAATCACTGTCTACGTCACGGCAGACCCGACCTTTGATGGCGAAATAGGTGGATATTCCACCTCGGGACAGGACGATGAACCGAAAGCTACCAAGACCAACGTCGGGGTGGGTGCGCCTGTGCAAGCGACTCAAACCAAGACCGAAGAAGACAAGCCTACGGAGACAAAAACACAGTCatctgacgacgacgatgatgataagGACAATGACAAAACTACAACGGAAGAAAGGCCGTCTCGAACTACCACTGAAGATTCCAAACCCACCGAAACCGAAGACAAGACTACCACAACCACCGCTACGGATGATGCTGACGCTGATACAACATCGAACACGCACACCACCCTGGCAACCGTCACATCCAGCACAACTGATTCCGATGGTGTTCCCACTTCCAGCTTCATCGCTGACCAGTCCAGTGAGACGGGCTCTGGTGCGAATACTGTTGACTCTGGGTCTGATGGTCTCACCGGGGGTGCCAAGGCAGGAATTGCGATTGGTGTGGTTCTCGGTGTTGGAGCAATTGCTGCTTTGatattcttcttcatttggaagaagaagaagcagcaacagcagggTGAAGGACTCGAAGCAAACGATGCATCAAATGAGAAATATGCTGCTTATAACAACCCACCACAGCCCCAGGCGCCTCCGCCAAGCAATCAGCCCATGGCTGAAACCAATGCTCCTCAACTCAATGTTCGCCCTATCACCCAGTTCGCTCCCGACTTGACTCCAATTCAAGGTGGTTTTACGCCCACGTCTTCAATTGGCACCGCTGCAGCCCTTGCACCTGCTGGTGCCTCTCAACGTAACCTCACTGGCAACTCTCCACCTCAAACACCCCAGAACCATTCTCCCGAGTCTAGTGTCAGCACTCGTGATCCTTTCGGCGACCCTGTTAACCCCTTCGGCAGAGATGCAGAGGTCGGCGGCTCCCCTGTTTCTGCTATGACTCGTCCTTCCACTGCCGGTAACCAGCCAGAGGTCCCAGTTTCCCCTGAAGCTTTACCTCCTGCTTCTGGTACTTCTGAACCTACTGGACCTGCTGGatctgcggctgcggctgcggctgtgggTGGAGTTGCCGttggtgctgccgctgccactgctgctCACAATGCCGACAAGGATGCGCCAAGTCGTCCAGGAAGCGCTGATTCGGAAGCCTCGTCGATTCCTGCTCCCACGGCTCCTAATTCCAATGTTGTCGACCCTGCTCTAGGTCCCATGGGTGCAGCTCCgcctcctggtcctggttcTCCCGCAGCTCCGGCCAATGTTCACCGTGTGCAGCTGGATTTCATACCCTCAATGGAGGATGAATTGGAGCTTCGCGGTGGTCAGCTTGTCAGACTTCTACATGAATATGACGACGGTTGGGCTCTCTGCGTGAGACTGGACCGTTCGCAGCAAGGAGTTGTTCCTCGGTCCTGCCTATCGGCTCGTCCAGTGAAGCCTCGGACAAGACCACCTCCCCCCGGAGCCGGCCCTGGCCCCGGTCCTCGTGGACCTCCGGGACCTCCGGGACCTCAAGGCTCTCCGATGATGGGACCACCCGGCCGTATGCCGCAATCCCCGCGGTTCTACCCCGGAGATGGCGACAGACCCGcttctccgtcttcgcgTCCTATGTCTCCCGCTCGCCCAATGTCTCCTGCCCACGGTGGCTATGGACCTCCTCCGCATGCTCAGCCTAAACGCCCGATGTCACCCAGCCAATTCCCGGCAGTTCCAAGGTCACAATCTCCAGGTGGAGCTCGACAACCGCCACCCCGTTCAATGAGCCCAGGACCCTACGGTCCTCCCGGCTTACAGAGGCCGGATATGCCAGCTGccaaccaacgccaacgTAGCAACAGTACCGGTGCTCCTCAGCGAGTCTCCCCCGGACCCGGCTCAAGTCCCCTGGCCGGCCCTacggcaccaccaccatcaagTGCACTTCCGGCAATCCCGACAAACTCtgcaccacctgcaccacCCAACGACGCTTGA
- a CDS encoding Zn(II)2Cys6 transcription factor domain-containing protein (COG:S;~EggNog:ENOG410PQK1;~InterPro:IPR036864,IPR001138;~PFAM:PF00172;~antiSMASH:Cluster_1.8;~go_function: GO:0000981 - DNA-binding transcription factor activity, RNA polymerase II-specific [Evidence IEA];~go_function: GO:0008270 - zinc ion binding [Evidence IEA];~go_process: GO:0006355 - regulation of transcription, DNA-templated [Evidence IEA]): MYRRQPPRRYACTRCVRLKVKCVPAGSGACQRCTRLGHLSCVFPAELRGNPTAGRISSGPPSISDEAKSPKFHGLIDDKLADELLSKYRAQKVPHFPFVVIPLGANAATLREQSPFFLLCILTASLEHNSKLQEELELVIRKEVANRIVVGIERNMDLLQGLLVHGAWYHYHWKTYHTHMYMLLQMTLMVTADLCLDKQESFRMQTIPAEGKEPDSAYGTKESTSQTAAQQRALLGCYYLCSKSSLFRRQIYMRYSQWINDCADALAERREHPTDSKLKVYIDAQSLVRRSQLLFDEERRGLHPASDNWEQILEIMSQQGRMESLLSQLHGQDWPLRIELGGLPALILGQALGRQKHVFKLREMNQLQPLIDSAHYVVDTYLETPAPATLHFSSTSYITIWFSLLVLSKLSLLFHPNKQQATGVNKKHVQNKGVAIIQRFKDISPEEDGFWTSSSKSISTLLAWLEKSNTEAPPGSASADTQTASDNNAATSQSSQLLGLNATHHQPVWPLTDTPDVVASMNGQFQPVDDFDVHVWQQLLDSFTWFGPPEEGFGLGHYDM, from the exons ATGTATCGACGACAACCACCCAGGCGTTATGCCTGTACTCGATGTGTTCGACTGAAAGTCAAATGCGTCCCTGCCGGCTCAGGGGCTTGCCAGCGCTGTACGCGACTTGGCCATCTATCATGCGTGTTCCCTGCCGAGTTGCGCGGAAACCCAACAGCAGGGCGAATCAGCTCCGGGCCTCCCAGCATAAGCGATGAAGCAAAAAGCCCAAAGTTCCACGGACTCATCGACGACAAATTAGCCGATGAGCTTCTATCAAAATACCGGGCGCAGAAAGTGCCGCATTTCCCCTTTGTGGTTATCCCTCTAGGGGCAAATGCCGCGACGCTTCGCGAGCAGTCACCATTTTTCCTTCTGTGTATTTTGACTGCGTCTCTAGAACATAATTCCAAACTAcaggaggaattggagcTTGTTATTCGTAAAGAAGTCGCAAATCGCATCGTCGTGGGCATAGAACGGAATATGGACCTCTTACAGGGTCTGCTCGTGCATGGCGCTTGGTACCATTACCACTGGAAGACGTACCACACGCATATGTATATGCTACTTCAGATGACATTGATGGTGACTGCGGATCTTTGCCTCGACAAGCAGGAGAGTTTCAGGATGCAGACGATCCCAGCTGAAGGGAAAGAACCCGATAGTGCATATGGCACCAAGGAATCAACCTCTCAAACTGCGGCCCAGCAGCGTGCTTTGTTGGGATGCTACTACCTCTGCTCCAA ATCGTCTTTATTTCGCCGGCAAATTTATATGCGATATTCGCAGTGGATCAACGACTGCGCCGATGCGTTGGCAGAGAGACGGGAACATCCAACGGACTCGAAGCTCAAGGTTTATATCGATGCTCAGTCACTGGTGCGCCGAAGCCAGTTATTATTTGATGAGGAGCGGCGGGGTCTCCATCCTGCATCAGATAACTGGGAACAAATTCTTGAGATCATGTCACAACAAGGGCGGATGGAAAGTCTGCTGTCACAACTTCATGGCCAGGACT GGCCGTTACGCATCGAGCTAGGAGGATTACCAGCACTGATACTTGGCCAGGCGTTGGGAAGACAAAAGCATGTCTTCAAACTACGAGAAATGAACCAACTCCAACCCCTTATAGATTCCGCGCATTACGTTGTCGACACGTATCTAGAAACCCCTGCACCAGCTACTCTCCacttttcttccacttcctACATCACCATTTGGTTCAGCTTACTAGTCCTGTCCAAACTGAGTTTACTTTTTCATCCCAATAAACAACAAGCCACTGGGGTGAATAAGAAGCATGTCCAGAACAAAGGCGTCGCTATAATCCAAAGGTTCAAGGATATCTCtcctgaagaagacggttTCTGGACAAGTTCAAGTAAGTCGATTTCCACCTTGTTGGCATGGCTAGAAAAGTCCAATACCGAAGCACCCCCGGGATCCGCATCAGCAGATACACAAACTGCCAGCGACAATAATGCAGCTACATCTCAATCTTCGCAACTTCTGGGGCTAAATGCAACGCATCATCAGCCTGTTTGGCCCCTGACAGACACCCCAGACGTTGTCGCTTCTATGAATGGTCAGTTCCAACCGGTGGATGATTTTGACGTCCATGTGTGGCAGCAGCTGCTCGATAGCTTTACCTGGTTTGGGCCACCAGAGGAGGGATTCGGACTTGGCCACTACGATATGTGA
- a CDS encoding putative cell division protein kinase (Ctk1) (COG:T;~EggNog:ENOG410PMUT;~InterPro:IPR008271,IPR036529,IPR000719,IPR011009;~PFAM:PF07714,PF00069;~SMCOG1030:serine/threonine protein kinase;~antiSMASH:Cluster_1.8;~go_function: GO:0003712 - transcription coregulator activity [Evidence IEA];~go_function: GO:0004672 - protein kinase activity [Evidence IEA];~go_function: GO:0005524 - ATP binding [Evidence IEA];~go_process: GO:0006355 - regulation of transcription, DNA-templated [Evidence IEA];~go_process: GO:0006468 - protein phosphorylation [Evidence IEA]) — protein sequence MDWKRSLSFTDRLRTIQSLTTAYQQASSSAAFAEAQTQARKLEGEAYEQAASKEEYDQLCQKAVDAAEATVSEPSKGELEDDTTTSNQKPGETIGQYQGCLHYFDGLHSTIYKSKSKDGALVALKVTTPHLLEPPHDAHREAQLLREAVSERIIPLLETFKLDGGRFILVFPFKRHDLETLLRRGVLTAASTRSILRDMFSALASIHKLGIIHRDIKPANILLDSPSGPAYLADFGIAWREGSIEAEPADKKITDVGTTCYRPPEILFGFKGYGIALDLWAAGCVAAEAVAVGHKQLFDAGPVGSDLSLIQSIFTTLGTPDEQTWPGTEKLPDWGKIEFYKYPAKSWDQILQGSSSNGRDLVSKLIIYESGQRLSAADALMHPYLSI from the exons ATGGATTGGAAAAGGAGTCTTAGCTTCACAGATCGACTCAGAACTATCCAATCGCT GACGACGGCTTACCAACAAGCCTCATCTTCGGCTGCATTCGCCGAAGCACAGACACAGGCAAGAAAACTCGAGGGCGAGGCATATGAACAAGCTGCCTCGAAG GAAGAATATGATCAACTCTGCCAAAAAGCGGTTGATGCGGCCGAAGCCACCGTATCTGAACCATCTAAGGGCGAGCTAGAGGATGACACAACCACTTCGAACCAAAAGCCTGGCGAGACAATAGGTCAGTATCAAGGGTGTCTTCATTATTTTGATGGTCTTCATTCAACAATATATAAATCCAAGTCAAAGGATGGTGCCCTCGTTGCGCTGAAAGTCACAACACCACACCTACTAGAGCCACCACACGATGCTCATCGTGAGGCTCAGCTCTTGCGCGAGGCAGTTAGCGAGCGTATAATACCGCTTTTGGAAACATTCAAGCTTGACGGTGGCCGATTTATTCTTGTGTTCCCTTTCAAACGACATGATCTCGAGACTTTACTCCGCCGAGGGGTCTTAACAGCCGCAAGCACTAGATCTATCCTGCGCGATATGTTCAGTGCATTGGCGTCTATCCATAAACTAGGAATTATACACCGAGATATTAAACCGGCAAACATTCTCCTTGATTCCCCTAGCGGTCCAGCCTATCTAGCGGATTTTGGGATAGCCTGGCGAGAAGGAAGCATAGAAGCGGAGCCCGCAGACAAAAAGATCACTGATGTCGGGACCACATGTTATAGACCGCCGGAGATATTATTTGGGTTTAAAGGGTACGGAATAGCTCTTGATCTTTGGGCCGCTGGGTGTGTTGCTGCAGAGGCAGTGGCTGTTGGGCACAAACAACTGTTCGATGCTGGCCCTGTTGGAAGTGATCTGTCCCTTATCCAATCTATTTTCACCACCCTGGGCACTCCGGATGAACAAACGTGGCCG GGGACTGAGAAACTTCCGGACTGGGGCAAAATCGAATTCTACAAGTACCCGGCCAAGAGTTGGGATCAGATCCTTCAAGGATCCTCTTCTAATGGACGAGACCTTGTGAGTAAATTAATCATTTATGAAAGTGGCCAACGCCTTTCTGCTGCGGAC GCCTTGATGCATCCGTATCTTTCTATCTAG